Proteins encoded in a region of the Paucibacter sediminis genome:
- the fba gene encoding class II fructose-bisphosphate aldolase (catalyzes the reversible aldol condensation of dihydroxyacetonephosphate and glyceraldehyde 3-phosphate in the Calvin cycle, glycolysis, and/or gluconeogenesis), producing the protein MALVSMRQLLDHAAEHGYGIPAFNVNNLEQVQAVMAAADEAGAPVILQASAGARKYAGESFIKHLVIAAVESYPHIPVVMHQDHGQTPAICQGAIDLGFSSVMMDGSLRADGKTPADFAYNVDVTRQVVALAHKVGVTVEGELGCLGSLETGQAGEEDGIGAEGVLDHSALLTDPEEAALFVKETGLDALAIAIGTSHGAYKFSRKPTGDILAISRVKEIHARIPNTHLVMHGSSSVPQELLAIINQYGGKMKETYGVPVEEIQEAIKFGVRKINIDTDIRLAMTGAVRKFLAENPEKFDAREWLKPAREAAKAVCKQRYMEFNCEGQAGKIKARSLVDVAAAYARGELAQVVQ; encoded by the coding sequence ATGGCTCTCGTTTCCATGCGCCAGCTGCTGGACCATGCCGCCGAACACGGCTACGGCATCCCTGCCTTCAACGTCAACAACCTGGAGCAGGTGCAGGCCGTGATGGCCGCCGCCGATGAGGCCGGCGCCCCGGTGATCCTGCAGGCCTCGGCCGGCGCGCGCAAGTACGCGGGCGAGAGCTTCATCAAGCATCTGGTGATCGCCGCCGTCGAGTCCTATCCGCATATCCCGGTGGTGATGCACCAGGACCATGGCCAGACCCCGGCGATCTGCCAGGGCGCCATCGACCTGGGCTTCAGCTCGGTGATGATGGACGGCTCGCTGCGCGCCGACGGCAAGACCCCGGCCGACTTTGCCTACAACGTCGACGTGACCCGCCAAGTGGTGGCGCTGGCGCACAAGGTGGGCGTCACGGTGGAGGGCGAGCTGGGCTGCCTGGGTTCGCTGGAAACCGGCCAGGCCGGCGAGGAAGACGGCATCGGCGCCGAGGGCGTGCTGGACCATTCGGCCCTGCTCACCGATCCCGAGGAGGCCGCCCTCTTCGTCAAGGAAACCGGCCTGGATGCGCTGGCCATCGCCATCGGCACCAGCCATGGCGCCTACAAGTTCAGCCGCAAGCCCACCGGCGACATCCTGGCGATCAGCCGCGTGAAGGAAATCCACGCCCGCATTCCCAACACCCATCTGGTCATGCATGGCAGCTCCAGCGTGCCGCAGGAGCTGCTGGCCATCATCAACCAGTACGGCGGCAAGATGAAGGAAACCTACGGCGTGCCCGTCGAGGAAATCCAGGAAGCGATCAAGTTCGGCGTGCGCAAGATCAATATCGACACCGACATCCGCCTGGCGATGACCGGCGCGGTGCGCAAGTTCCTGGCCGAGAATCCCGAGAAGTTTGACGCACGCGAGTGGCTCAAGCCCGCACGCGAGGCCGCCAAGGCCGTATGCAAGCAGCGTTATATGGAGTTCAATTGCGAGGGCCAGGCGGGCAAGATCAAGGCACGCAGCCTGGTCGACGTCGCGGCGGCCTATGCGCGCGGCGAGTTGGCTCAAGTCGTGCAGTAA
- a CDS encoding L-threonylcarbamoyladenylate synthase, whose translation MGEDAMLLNGQDPAAIARAAQALADGALVALPTETVYGLGARADSDAAVAQIFAAKGRPADHPLIVHVLDVADAERFAQDLPPVARRLMQAFWPGPLTVIVPRAAGMAAAAAGGQGSIGLRCPAHPVARALLAEARKLGVLGVAAPSANRFGRVSPTSAQHVLSEFEPGLLVLDGGDCEVGIESSIVDCSRGHPVLLRPGVLTEAEIAAVAGEPLAPRDAAAPRASGTLAAHYAPSAVVRLLAPAELQAALSKETPHALAVYSRTVAVPQGLLQRVMPRHARAAAQELFAVLRALDAQGAREIWIETPPADAAWDGVRDRLSRAAAAFSDSAS comes from the coding sequence ATGGGTGAAGACGCCATGCTGCTGAACGGCCAGGACCCCGCCGCCATTGCCCGCGCCGCCCAGGCGCTGGCCGATGGCGCCTTGGTGGCGCTGCCCACCGAGACCGTCTATGGCCTCGGCGCGCGCGCCGACAGCGATGCCGCGGTGGCGCAGATCTTCGCGGCCAAGGGCCGGCCGGCCGACCATCCGCTGATCGTGCACGTGCTGGACGTTGCCGATGCCGAACGCTTTGCGCAAGACCTGCCCCCGGTGGCGCGGCGCCTGATGCAGGCCTTCTGGCCCGGCCCGCTGACGGTGATCGTGCCGCGCGCCGCCGGCATGGCCGCCGCCGCCGCGGGCGGGCAGGGCAGCATCGGCCTGCGTTGCCCGGCCCACCCGGTGGCGCGCGCCCTGCTGGCCGAGGCGCGCAAGCTGGGCGTGCTGGGTGTGGCCGCGCCCAGCGCGAACCGCTTCGGCCGCGTCAGCCCCACCTCGGCCCAGCATGTGCTGAGCGAATTCGAGCCCGGCCTGCTGGTGCTGGACGGTGGCGATTGCGAGGTGGGCATCGAGTCCAGCATCGTCGACTGCAGCCGTGGCCATCCGGTGCTGCTGCGCCCCGGCGTGCTGACCGAGGCCGAAATCGCCGCGGTGGCGGGAGAGCCGCTGGCGCCGCGCGATGCCGCGGCACCGCGCGCCTCCGGCACGCTGGCAGCCCATTACGCGCCCAGCGCGGTGGTGCGGCTGCTGGCGCCCGCCGAGTTGCAGGCGGCCCTGTCTAAAGAAACCCCTCATGCCCTGGCGGTATATTCGCGCACGGTCGCCGTGCCGCAAGGCCTGCTGCAGCGCGTCATGCCCAGGCATGCGAGGGCGGCGGCCCAGGAGTTGTTTGCAGTCTTGCGCGCGTTGGACGCGCAGGGCGCACGCGAAATTTGGATCGAAACCCCCCCGGCCGATGCGGCCTGGGATGGCGTGAGGGACCGCTTGTCCCGCGCCGCAGCCGCTTTTTCTGATTCAGCCTCCTGA
- a CDS encoding substrate-binding periplasmic protein, producing MLSRRGCLLTGLAWPGAVRAQALPEVPLALGQFANMAFVGPLLELLAQGAGLRWRLLPLPFGRVVAMAERGQALGFGLGRTPAREEILDFSKALFVSRVWPVSRRDLGLNLRGPEDLRGLKVCMGRTVSYGAALDAAKGRHFQVEYSDGDPAARLRMLMAGRCDVLLTTHRSADAWLLERRLRQAGGYSAALMVGPQALVTDPVHIAAAKGSEWAAYLPRIDAALAKAREQIRELVDSAL from the coding sequence TTGCTGAGCCGGCGCGGCTGCCTGCTCACCGGCCTGGCATGGCCGGGCGCGGTGCGCGCGCAGGCGCTGCCGGAGGTGCCGCTGGCGCTGGGCCAGTTTGCCAACATGGCCTTCGTCGGTCCGCTGCTGGAGCTGCTCGCGCAGGGCGCGGGTTTGCGCTGGCGATTGCTGCCGCTGCCCTTCGGGCGCGTTGTCGCCATGGCCGAGCGTGGCCAGGCCCTGGGCTTTGGCCTGGGGCGCACGCCGGCGCGCGAGGAGATCCTGGATTTCAGCAAGGCCTTGTTCGTCAGCCGGGTCTGGCCGGTCAGCCGGCGCGATCTGGGCCTGAACCTGCGTGGCCCGGAGGACTTGCGCGGACTCAAGGTCTGCATGGGTCGCACGGTCAGCTATGGGGCGGCGCTGGATGCGGCCAAGGGCAGGCACTTCCAGGTTGAGTACTCCGACGGCGATCCGGCCGCGCGCCTGCGCATGTTGATGGCGGGGCGCTGTGACGTGCTGCTCACCACGCATCGCAGCGCCGACGCCTGGCTGCTGGAGCGCCGCCTGCGCCAGGCCGGCGGCTATTCCGCCGCCCTGATGGTGGGCCCGCAGGCGTTGGTCACCGATCCGGTCCACATCGCCGCCGCCAAGGGCAGCGAATGGGCGGCCTACCTGCCGCGCATCGACGCGGCCCTGGCGAAGGCGCGCGAGCAGATACGCGAGTTGGTGGACAGCGCGCTCTAG
- a CDS encoding SGNH/GDSL hydrolase family protein, protein MKKSFKQGWGQAGLVLLAAAAAMLAGCGGGSSQIEPFAPTRIMAMGDEASYLTAEGKKYAVNAVDDTTLALKCQNNPIWVQALATQFGLVFPQCNPDNVATPKGIMYARPGAKVDGVKAQIDQQFSAGGFTSKDLVAILVGSNDLLDLYRQFPAQNRDTLLASAGERGRALADQVNRVANAGGRVLVVTLPDLGLTPYAAKEKATKTDTDRAALLSALTQAFNSQMRLNVINDGRMIGLVLGDEMSQAIAKYPEGFGYANITVGACKVALPDCTTKTLLDTASADTWLWADDYWLGNGGQNRLGLLAQTRARNNPF, encoded by the coding sequence ATGAAGAAGAGTTTCAAGCAAGGGTGGGGGCAGGCCGGTCTGGTGCTGCTGGCGGCTGCGGCGGCCATGTTGGCGGGCTGCGGTGGCGGCAGCAGCCAGATCGAGCCCTTTGCGCCCACGCGCATCATGGCCATGGGTGACGAGGCCAGCTACCTGACCGCCGAAGGCAAGAAGTACGCGGTGAACGCCGTGGACGACACCACCCTGGCGCTGAAGTGCCAGAACAACCCGATCTGGGTGCAGGCCCTGGCCACCCAGTTCGGCCTGGTGTTCCCGCAGTGCAACCCCGACAACGTGGCCACGCCCAAGGGCATCATGTATGCGCGCCCGGGCGCCAAGGTCGATGGCGTGAAGGCGCAGATCGACCAGCAGTTCTCGGCCGGCGGCTTCACCAGCAAGGATCTGGTGGCGATCCTGGTGGGCAGCAACGATCTGCTCGATCTGTACCGCCAGTTCCCGGCGCAGAACCGCGACACCCTGCTGGCCAGCGCCGGCGAGCGTGGCCGCGCGCTGGCCGACCAGGTCAACCGCGTCGCCAATGCCGGCGGGCGCGTGCTGGTCGTGACCCTGCCGGACCTGGGCCTGACGCCCTATGCCGCCAAGGAAAAGGCCACCAAGACCGACACCGACCGCGCCGCCCTGCTGAGCGCGCTGACCCAGGCCTTCAATTCGCAGATGCGCCTCAACGTCATCAACGACGGCCGCATGATCGGCCTGGTGCTGGGCGACGAGATGTCGCAGGCGATTGCCAAATACCCCGAGGGCTTTGGCTACGCCAACATCACCGTGGGTGCCTGCAAGGTGGCGCTGCCCGACTGCACCACCAAGACCCTGCTGGACACCGCCTCCGCCGACACCTGGCTGTGGGCCGACGACTACTGGCTGGGCAATGGCGGCCAGAACCGCCTGGGCCTGCTGGCCCAGACGCGGGCGCGCAACAACCCCTTCTGA
- the purE gene encoding 5-(carboxyamino)imidazole ribonucleotide mutase → MQNASPLVGVVMGSSSDWETMKHAADILSEFGVAFEARVVSAHRMPDDMFAYAEAAEGRGLRAIIAGAGGAAHLPGMLAAKTLVPVLGVPVASRHLQGVDSLHSIVQMPKGIPVATFAIGTAGAGNAALFALAMLAQDDAQLRDKLAAYRVRQTEVARAMSKDLI, encoded by the coding sequence ATGCAGAACGCCTCTCCCCTGGTTGGCGTGGTGATGGGTTCCAGCAGTGACTGGGAGACCATGAAGCACGCCGCCGACATTCTCTCCGAGTTCGGTGTCGCTTTCGAGGCGCGGGTGGTCTCGGCGCATCGCATGCCCGACGACATGTTTGCCTACGCGGAAGCCGCCGAGGGCCGTGGCCTGCGCGCCATCATTGCGGGCGCCGGTGGCGCCGCCCATCTGCCGGGCATGCTGGCCGCCAAGACGCTGGTGCCGGTGCTGGGCGTGCCGGTGGCCAGCCGCCATCTGCAGGGCGTGGACTCGCTGCATTCCATCGTGCAGATGCCCAAGGGCATCCCGGTCGCCACCTTTGCCATCGGCACCGCCGGCGCCGGCAATGCGGCGCTGTTCGCGCTGGCCATGCTGGCCCAGGACGATGCCCAGCTGCGCGACAAGCTGGCCGCCTACCGCGTGCGCCAGACCGAGGTGGCGCGTGCCATGAGCAAGGACCTGATCTGA
- a CDS encoding STAS-like domain-containing protein, which yields MTRLALDHLTLWITAAAREHALDLAAHVEERTGASHRASLAALRRLVDAQWLTRSGSSRRPVYGPGLLRQVVRSYTLHGLQEDLPWQRDFAPNFELPRHVARMVQHGFTELVNNAADHSGGTSVTVSLRQTPSHAQLLVSDDGCGVFSKICEAFDIADAQHAMLELSKGRLTSQPAQHTGRGLFFSSQLADVFDIHANGTAFQRRAWESTGWQPGRPLPRQGSSIYMSVALDTTRTLDQVMEAWSMDGTGIEFDRTTINLRLLAGPGQALDSRAQARRVAARLPQFRRAEISFAGVEDVGHGFTDELFRVFARAHQEVELLPTHMTPRIAALVKSAQNS from the coding sequence ATGACCCGACTTGCCCTTGATCACCTGACGCTCTGGATCACGGCGGCCGCGCGCGAGCATGCGCTGGACCTGGCCGCCCATGTGGAAGAGCGCACCGGCGCCAGCCACCGCGCCAGCCTGGCCGCGCTGCGTCGCCTGGTCGATGCGCAATGGCTGACGCGCAGCGGCAGCAGCCGGCGCCCTGTCTACGGCCCCGGCCTGCTGCGCCAGGTGGTGCGCAGCTACACCCTGCATGGCCTGCAGGAGGATCTGCCCTGGCAGCGCGACTTTGCGCCCAACTTCGAGCTCCCCCGGCATGTGGCCCGCATGGTCCAGCATGGCTTCACCGAGCTGGTGAACAACGCCGCCGACCACAGCGGCGGCACCAGCGTCACCGTCTCGCTGCGCCAGACCCCCAGCCACGCGCAGCTGCTGGTGTCGGACGACGGTTGCGGCGTGTTCAGCAAGATCTGCGAGGCCTTCGACATCGCCGACGCCCAGCACGCCATGCTGGAGCTGAGCAAGGGCCGCCTCACCAGCCAGCCCGCCCAGCACACCGGCCGCGGCCTGTTCTTCAGCTCGCAGCTGGCCGATGTGTTCGACATCCATGCCAATGGCACGGCCTTCCAGCGCCGCGCCTGGGAGAGCACCGGCTGGCAGCCGGGCCGGCCGCTGCCGCGCCAGGGCAGCTCGATCTATATGTCGGTGGCGCTGGACACCACGCGCACGCTGGACCAGGTGATGGAGGCCTGGAGCATGGACGGCACCGGCATCGAGTTCGACCGCACCACCATCAATCTGCGCCTGCTGGCCGGCCCCGGCCAGGCGCTGGACAGCCGCGCCCAGGCGCGGCGCGTGGCGGCGCGGCTGCCGCAGTTCCGCCGCGCCGAGATCAGCTTCGCCGGGGTGGAGGACGTGGGCCATGGCTTCACCGACGAGCTGTTCCGCGTCTTCGCGCGCGCCCACCAGGAAGTAGAGCTGCTGCCCACCCACATGACGCCGCGCATCGCGGCGCTGGTGAAGAGCGCGCAGAACAGCTGA
- the pyk gene encoding pyruvate kinase, with amino-acid sequence MSRATKIVATLGPASSTPEVLERMIRAGVDVVRLNFSHGKAQDHIDRARLVREAAAAAGKQVAIMADLQGPKIRVGKFEHGKIELINGNKFVLDADRSELGNDEAVGLDYKELPRDVKPGDTLLLNDGLLVLTVDAVRGAAVHTTVKLGGELSNNKGINKQGGGLTAPALTAKDMEDIKTAMSFQAEYVAVSFPKNATDMEMARQLCNVAGEPYRHKPGLIAKIERSEAIPHLEAILKASDGIMVARGDLAVEVGNAAVPALQKRMIKLARELDKVAITATQMMESMIVNPVPTRAEVSDVANAVLDGTDAVMLSAETAAGKFPVETIEQMAAIALEAERAEFVSLDTDFAGRQFGRIDQSIAMGALFTAYHLGCKAILALTESGSTALWMSRHRIQVPIYALTTQAISQTKMTLYRNVRPLLMPKYEDRDTALAAAEKILVDKGVLMPGDTYAITCGEPMGYPGGTNMLKVCRVG; translated from the coding sequence ATGTCCCGAGCCACCAAGATCGTCGCCACCCTCGGCCCCGCTTCCTCGACCCCCGAGGTGCTGGAGCGCATGATCCGGGCCGGCGTCGACGTGGTGCGGCTGAACTTCTCGCACGGCAAGGCGCAGGACCATATCGACCGCGCGCGTCTGGTGCGTGAGGCCGCGGCGGCGGCCGGCAAGCAGGTGGCCATCATGGCCGACCTGCAGGGCCCCAAGATCCGCGTCGGCAAGTTCGAGCACGGCAAGATCGAGCTCATCAACGGCAACAAGTTCGTCCTCGATGCCGACCGCAGCGAGCTCGGCAATGACGAGGCCGTGGGCCTGGACTACAAGGAGCTGCCGCGCGATGTGAAGCCCGGCGACACCTTGCTGCTGAACGATGGCCTGCTGGTGCTGACGGTGGACGCGGTGCGCGGCGCGGCGGTGCACACCACCGTCAAGCTGGGCGGCGAGCTGTCCAACAACAAGGGCATCAACAAGCAGGGCGGCGGCCTCACCGCGCCGGCGCTGACCGCCAAGGACATGGAAGACATCAAGACCGCGATGAGCTTCCAGGCCGAGTACGTGGCGGTGAGCTTCCCCAAGAACGCCACCGACATGGAGATGGCGCGCCAGCTCTGCAATGTGGCCGGTGAGCCCTATCGCCACAAGCCCGGCCTGATCGCCAAGATCGAGCGCAGCGAGGCCATCCCGCATCTGGAAGCCATCCTCAAGGCCAGCGACGGCATCATGGTGGCGCGCGGCGACCTGGCGGTGGAGGTGGGCAATGCGGCCGTGCCGGCGCTGCAGAAACGCATGATCAAGCTGGCGCGCGAACTCGACAAGGTGGCCATCACCGCGACCCAGATGATGGAGTCGATGATCGTCAACCCGGTGCCGACGCGCGCCGAGGTCAGCGACGTGGCGAATGCTGTGCTGGACGGCACCGATGCGGTGATGCTCAGCGCCGAGACCGCGGCCGGCAAGTTCCCGGTCGAGACCATCGAGCAGATGGCCGCGATCGCGCTGGAGGCCGAGCGGGCCGAGTTCGTCAGCCTGGACACCGATTTCGCCGGCCGCCAGTTCGGCCGCATCGACCAGAGCATCGCGATGGGCGCGCTCTTCACCGCCTACCACCTCGGCTGCAAGGCCATCCTGGCGCTCACCGAGTCGGGCTCCACCGCGCTGTGGATGAGCCGCCACCGCATCCAGGTGCCGATCTATGCGCTCACCACGCAAGCGATCAGCCAGACCAAGATGACGCTCTACCGCAATGTGCGCCCGCTCTTGATGCCCAAGTACGAGGACCGCGACACCGCGCTGGCCGCGGCCGAGAAGATCCTGGTGGACAAGGGAGTCCTGATGCCCGGAGACACCTATGCCATCACCTGTGGCGAACCGATGGGTTACCCAGGCGGTACCAATATGCTCAAGGTCTGCCGCGTCGGCTGA
- a CDS encoding 5-(carboxyamino)imidazole ribonucleotide synthase produces the protein MSGKPLLPGTATLGVMGGGQLGRMFVQAAQSLGYRTVVLDPDAVSPAGAVAHEHIQADYLDEAGLARLAAQCDAITTEFENVPAAALERLAQQRFVAPAGAAVAVCQDRADEKAHFQASGVACAPYALLRSDADLAAVPASLLPGILKTARMGYDGKGQLRVRSAAELAQAWDELKRVPCVLEQMLPLALELSVLVVRNAAGQVVSFPVQQNLHRDGILAVTQVPAPAASAALQQQARESAARIAASLHYVGVLCIEFFVLQDGALVVNEMAPRPHNSGHYTMNACDVSQFEMQVRALAGLPLPTPRLHSPTVMLNLLGDLWFEPGSTAERSPDWAAVLALPGTHLHLYGKTSARRGRKMGHLNITAATAAEAEAVARQAAALLGLPADW, from the coding sequence ATGAGCGGCAAGCCTTTGCTGCCGGGCACGGCAACCCTGGGCGTGATGGGTGGCGGCCAGCTGGGTCGCATGTTTGTGCAGGCGGCGCAAAGCCTGGGCTACCGCACCGTGGTGCTGGACCCGGACGCGGTGAGCCCCGCCGGCGCCGTCGCGCACGAGCATATCCAGGCCGATTACCTCGACGAGGCGGGCCTGGCGCGGCTGGCCGCGCAATGCGACGCCATCACCACCGAATTCGAGAACGTGCCGGCCGCGGCGCTGGAGCGCCTGGCGCAGCAGCGCTTCGTGGCGCCCGCCGGTGCCGCCGTGGCGGTGTGCCAGGACCGCGCCGACGAGAAGGCGCATTTCCAGGCCAGCGGCGTGGCCTGCGCACCCTATGCGCTGCTGCGCAGCGACGCCGACCTGGCGGCCGTGCCGGCCAGCCTGCTGCCCGGCATCCTCAAGACCGCCCGCATGGGCTATGACGGCAAGGGCCAGCTGCGCGTGCGCAGCGCGGCCGAGCTGGCCCAGGCCTGGGACGAACTGAAGCGCGTGCCCTGCGTGCTGGAGCAGATGCTGCCGCTGGCGCTCGAGCTCAGCGTGCTGGTGGTGCGCAATGCCGCCGGGCAGGTGGTGAGCTTCCCGGTGCAGCAGAACCTGCACCGCGACGGCATCCTGGCGGTGACCCAGGTGCCGGCGCCGGCCGCCAGCGCCGCCCTGCAACAGCAGGCGCGTGAATCTGCGGCCCGCATTGCCGCCAGCCTGCACTATGTGGGCGTGCTGTGCATCGAGTTCTTCGTGCTGCAGGATGGCGCCCTGGTGGTCAACGAGATGGCGCCGCGCCCGCACAACTCGGGCCATTACACGATGAATGCCTGCGACGTCTCGCAGTTCGAGATGCAGGTGCGCGCGCTCGCCGGTCTGCCGCTGCCAACGCCGCGCCTGCATTCGCCCACCGTGATGCTGAACCTGCTGGGCGACCTCTGGTTCGAGCCCGGCAGCACTGCCGAGCGCAGCCCCGACTGGGCCGCCGTGCTGGCCCTGCCGGGCACGCATCTGCACCTCTACGGCAAGACCAGCGCGCGCCGTGGCCGCAAGATGGGCCATCTCAACATCACCGCGGCCACGGCCGCCGAGGCCGAGGCGGTGGCGCGCCAGGCGGCGGCCCTGCTGGGCCTGCCGGCCGACTGGTGA
- a CDS encoding phosphoribosylaminoimidazolesuccinocarboxamide synthase, with the protein MTAALLNSSLTSLPLIARGKVRENYAVGSDRILMVASDRISAYDVIMGEPIPGKGALLTQMALFWFKQLEGIVPNHLTGEDPLSVVSEADKAQVRERSMLVKRLKPLPIEAVVRGYLAGSGWAEYKQSGEVCGVKLPAGLQNAGKLPAPIFTPATKAEMGDHDENINFARCVEIIGQDLAERVRDISIQLYQRAADYALGKGIIIADTKFEFGLDADGTLTLMDEVLTPDSSRYWPAESYAVGSNPPSYDKQFLRDWLEQAQVDGKPWGKVAPAPALPAAVIEQTAAKYREALERLTR; encoded by the coding sequence ATGACCGCTGCTTTGCTGAACTCCTCGCTGACCTCGCTTCCCCTCATCGCCCGTGGCAAGGTGCGCGAAAACTATGCGGTGGGCAGCGACCGCATCCTGATGGTGGCGAGCGACCGCATCTCGGCCTACGACGTCATCATGGGCGAGCCCATCCCGGGCAAGGGCGCGCTGCTGACGCAGATGGCGCTGTTCTGGTTCAAGCAGCTCGAGGGCATTGTGCCCAACCACCTCACCGGCGAGGACCCGCTCTCGGTGGTGAGCGAGGCCGACAAGGCGCAGGTGCGCGAGCGTTCCATGCTGGTCAAGCGCCTCAAGCCCCTGCCCATCGAGGCGGTGGTGCGCGGCTATCTGGCCGGCAGCGGCTGGGCCGAGTACAAGCAGAGCGGTGAGGTCTGCGGCGTCAAGCTGCCGGCCGGCCTGCAGAACGCCGGCAAGCTGCCCGCGCCCATCTTCACGCCGGCCACCAAGGCCGAGATGGGCGACCACGACGAGAACATCAATTTCGCGCGCTGCGTCGAGATCATCGGCCAGGACCTGGCCGAGCGCGTGCGCGACATCTCGATCCAGCTCTATCAGCGCGCCGCCGACTATGCGCTCGGCAAGGGCATCATCATTGCCGACACCAAGTTCGAGTTCGGCCTCGATGCCGACGGCACGCTGACCCTGATGGACGAGGTACTGACGCCCGATTCCTCGCGCTACTGGCCGGCCGAGAGCTATGCGGTGGGCAGCAACCCGCCCAGCTACGACAAGCAGTTCCTGCGCGACTGGCTGGAGCAGGCCCAGGTGGACGGCAAGCCCTGGGGCAAGGTGGCGCCGGCGCCGGCCCTGCCTGCCGCGGTGATCGAACAGACGGCGGCCAAGTACCGCGAAGCGCTGGAACGCCTGACGCGCTGA
- a CDS encoding tetratricopeptide repeat protein translates to MIDITLQNFEQDLLQASVQQPVLLDIWAPWCGPCKSLGPVLEKLETAYAGRFQLAKLNSDEQPEIASQLSQAFGVRSIPFCVMFVGGQPVDGFVGAIPEAQIREFLDKHVPSPDELAAEEDVAVAEALLAEGDTASALDKLAAAVAADPANEQARFDLVKALLEAGQVAAARSAFEPVAARAADTITPHARFAALAIWLAAAERAPSLDAGALQAAIAANKRDFEARYALAQLQLAALRHTEAMDELLEIIMRDKSWNQEAARKAYVAILELLTKPAPKAAATAGEPKGGALQLAGQTTVAPSDPLIDQYRRKLSMALF, encoded by the coding sequence ATGATCGACATCACCCTCCAGAACTTCGAACAAGACCTCTTGCAAGCCTCTGTGCAGCAGCCCGTGCTGCTGGACATCTGGGCGCCCTGGTGCGGCCCCTGCAAGAGCCTGGGCCCGGTACTGGAAAAGCTCGAGACGGCCTATGCCGGCCGCTTCCAGCTGGCCAAGCTCAACAGCGACGAGCAGCCCGAGATCGCCAGCCAGCTGAGCCAGGCCTTCGGCGTGCGCAGCATCCCCTTCTGCGTGATGTTCGTGGGCGGCCAGCCGGTGGACGGTTTCGTGGGCGCGATCCCCGAGGCGCAGATCCGCGAGTTCCTCGACAAGCATGTACCCAGCCCCGACGAGCTGGCGGCCGAGGAGGACGTGGCCGTGGCCGAGGCCCTGCTGGCCGAGGGCGATACCGCCTCGGCACTCGACAAGCTGGCAGCGGCGGTGGCGGCCGACCCGGCCAACGAGCAGGCCCGCTTCGATCTGGTGAAGGCCCTGCTGGAGGCTGGCCAGGTGGCGGCCGCGCGCAGCGCCTTCGAGCCGGTGGCCGCGCGCGCTGCCGACACCATCACCCCGCATGCCCGCTTCGCTGCACTGGCGATCTGGCTGGCCGCCGCCGAGCGCGCGCCCAGCCTCGACGCCGGTGCGCTACAGGCCGCGATCGCCGCCAACAAGCGCGACTTCGAGGCCCGCTACGCCCTTGCCCAGCTGCAGTTGGCGGCGCTGCGCCATACCGAGGCGATGGACGAGCTGCTCGAGATCATCATGCGCGACAAGAGCTGGAACCAGGAGGCGGCGCGCAAGGCCTATGTGGCGATCCTGGAACTGCTGACCAAGCCCGCCCCCAAGGCAGCGGCGACGGCCGGCGAACCCAAGGGCGGCGCCCTGCAGCTGGCCGGTCAGACCACCGTGGCGCCCAGCGACCCGCTGATCGACCAGTACCGCCGCAAGCTCAGCATGGCGCTGTTCTAA